In Flavobacterium endoglycinae, one DNA window encodes the following:
- a CDS encoding secretion protein: MTKFTKAGLVAAFFLATVFTYAIDGNGDYILNIKTGKGKVVSFTLDTVENASFSIFDENHNLLYAGESAANKLEISKTISLEGFPAGTYVLEVKANEKVAKHEIKVAAKRVKTVKLDESVNYSPGFRR, translated from the coding sequence ATGACAAAATTTACCAAAGCAGGTTTGGTTGCGGCCTTTTTTTTAGCAACAGTATTTACTTATGCCATTGATGGAAATGGAGACTACATTTTAAACATTAAAACTGGAAAAGGAAAAGTAGTTAGCTTTACTTTAGACACAGTAGAAAATGCATCATTCTCTATCTTTGACGAAAATCACAATTTACTTTATGCGGGCGAGTCTGCAGCAAACAAATTAGAAATCTCTAAAACAATTAGTCTAGAAGGTTTTCCTGCTGGAACTTACGTTTTGGAAGTAAAAGCAAACGAAAAAGTTGCTAAACACGAAATTAAAGTTGCTGCCAAGAGGGTAAAAACAGTTAAGTTAGACGAATCTGTGAACTATAGTCCAGGATTTCGTCGTTAA
- a CDS encoding helix-turn-helix domain-containing protein, producing MSTLTKPNHIGRKISRIRELRDMKQEALAQALGTNQQAISILENSETIDEDKLIAIAKALGVTAEAIKNFSEEGVINYFNTFNESGNNTFGDYNSCTFNPLDKLMESVEENKKLYERLLQSEKDKIEYLEKLLKER from the coding sequence ATGAGCACACTAACAAAACCAAATCATATAGGGCGAAAAATAAGCCGTATTCGTGAACTTCGAGATATGAAGCAGGAAGCTTTGGCGCAGGCTTTGGGAACAAACCAACAAGCGATTTCTATTTTAGAAAATAGCGAAACGATAGATGAAGATAAACTTATCGCAATTGCAAAAGCACTTGGTGTAACAGCAGAAGCAATTAAAAACTTTTCAGAAGAAGGCGTGATTAACTATTTCAATACTTTTAACGAATCAGGAAATAATACTTTTGGAGACTATAATTCTTGCACTTTCAATCCATTAGATAAATTAATGGAATCTGTAGAAGAAAATAAAAAGCTTTACGAGCGTTTGCTTCAATCAGAAAAAGATAAAATTGAATATTTGGAGAAATTACTAAAAGAGAGATAA